One genomic region from Hyalangium ruber encodes:
- a CDS encoding serine/threonine-protein kinase, producing the protein MVFSPIRPDELTPGTLVGNWRILQQLGRWGHGAIYRVEDVRNPGHPLALKMSLRESEGHFDEWTARLKASHPNVVRLHACGRWPRSREGFFFVVRDYIRGQALPGWAEKVNPTFLQVVALMSRLAFAIDHIHGGDTWHRDIRPDNIRVRDEDGEPVLLDLRAGGNEGADTLTQMPLPPETLVFRSPEALRFLRVNWGRRGLRYYFRPSDDLYALGATAYWLVTGHSPFSPSLSLDQLHREAELRMPPAPWEINPRVPRGLGTVILRLLSKIPDERPRSGGALSAELMATMSAGNRMVWASRAFAWEQSEGGQASRRILVPEPPRFYSVDGPRLPQVVHFNPPANRAAQLTTPSPRRARPPRHLDESQELMGPWSRMM; encoded by the coding sequence ATGGTGTTCTCCCCCATACGCCCAGATGAGCTGACGCCTGGGACGCTGGTGGGGAACTGGCGCATCCTCCAGCAACTGGGCCGGTGGGGCCACGGCGCCATCTACCGGGTGGAGGACGTGCGCAACCCGGGCCACCCTCTGGCCTTGAAGATGTCGCTGCGCGAGTCCGAGGGCCACTTTGATGAGTGGACGGCGCGGCTCAAGGCTTCCCATCCCAACGTGGTGAGGCTGCACGCGTGTGGGCGCTGGCCGCGCTCGCGCGAAGGCTTCTTCTTCGTCGTCCGGGACTACATCCGAGGCCAGGCCCTTCCGGGGTGGGCGGAGAAGGTCAACCCCACCTTCCTGCAGGTGGTCGCGCTGATGAGCCGGCTGGCCTTCGCGATCGACCACATCCACGGCGGGGACACCTGGCACCGCGACATCCGCCCGGACAACATCCGGGTGCGGGACGAGGATGGGGAGCCGGTGCTGCTGGACCTGCGGGCGGGCGGTAACGAGGGGGCGGACACCCTCACGCAGATGCCCCTGCCGCCGGAGACGCTGGTGTTCCGCAGCCCCGAGGCGCTGCGCTTCCTGCGGGTGAACTGGGGGCGGCGCGGCCTGCGCTATTACTTCCGGCCCTCCGATGATCTGTACGCCCTGGGGGCCACCGCTTACTGGCTGGTGACGGGGCACTCGCCGTTCTCTCCGAGCCTGTCGTTGGATCAGCTCCACCGGGAAGCCGAGCTGCGGATGCCGCCGGCTCCCTGGGAGATCAACCCAAGGGTGCCCCGGGGTCTGGGCACCGTCATCCTTCGGCTGCTGTCGAAGATCCCGGACGAGCGCCCGCGAAGCGGGGGAGCGCTGAGCGCGGAGCTGATGGCGACGATGTCCGCTGGCAACCGCATGGTCTGGGCGTCGCGGGCCTTCGCCTGGGAGCAAAGCGAGGGAGGGCAGGCGTCGCGTCGCATCCTCGTGCCGGAGCCACCCCGCTTCTATTCGGTGGATGGGCCCAGGTTGCCCCAAGTCGTCCACTTCAACCCGCCCGCCAACCGGGCGGCCCAGCTCACCACGCCGAGCCCCCGGAGGGCGCGTCCCCCCCGGCATCTGGACGAGTCCCAGGAGCTCATGGGGCCCTGGTCCCGCATGATGTAG
- a CDS encoding ribose-phosphate diphosphokinase: MRVTLMSGSSHPALGEAVAKVLGLELGRCVVDRFPDGEHHVEVAEEVRGCDVYLLQPLGPPVDSHLMELLLLVDACRRRGAARVTAVVPYLAYARHDRRETGREPLGARLVADMIRAAGVDRLISVDLHSPAVEGCFNIPVEHLSAMPLLAEHLRGTAAPRSVIVSPDLGAVKRAERYAAHLKLPVAVVHKRRMSGSEVQAHNITGEVKGCAPILVDDMISTAGTIEAAVQALLEAGCAPDVTVVASHALLVGPAIERLQRLSLRRLLTTDSVPRPERLPVPVEVVSIAPLLARAIESLHSGAQGR; the protein is encoded by the coding sequence ATGCGCGTCACCCTGATGTCCGGTTCATCCCACCCTGCGCTGGGCGAGGCCGTCGCGAAGGTGCTCGGTCTGGAGCTCGGGCGCTGCGTCGTCGACCGCTTCCCGGACGGAGAGCACCACGTCGAGGTGGCCGAGGAGGTGCGGGGCTGTGACGTCTACCTGCTCCAGCCCCTGGGGCCGCCCGTGGACTCGCACCTGATGGAGCTGCTCCTCCTGGTGGACGCGTGCCGGCGCCGGGGGGCCGCGCGGGTGACGGCCGTGGTGCCCTACCTCGCCTATGCCCGGCATGATCGCCGGGAGACGGGGCGTGAGCCGCTGGGCGCGCGGCTGGTGGCGGACATGATCCGGGCCGCGGGCGTGGACCGGCTCATCTCGGTGGACCTGCACAGCCCGGCCGTGGAGGGCTGCTTCAACATCCCCGTCGAGCACCTGAGCGCCATGCCGCTCCTGGCGGAGCACCTGCGCGGCACGGCGGCTCCCCGCTCGGTCATCGTCTCTCCGGACCTGGGGGCGGTGAAGCGCGCGGAGCGCTACGCGGCGCACCTGAAGCTGCCGGTGGCCGTGGTGCACAAGCGCCGCATGAGCGGCTCCGAGGTGCAGGCCCACAACATCACCGGCGAGGTGAAGGGCTGCGCGCCCATCCTCGTGGACGATATGATCTCCACCGCCGGCACCATCGAGGCGGCGGTGCAGGCCCTGCTGGAGGCGGGATGCGCCCCGGACGTCACCGTGGTGGCCAGCCATGCGCTGCTGGTGGGCCCCGCGATCGAGCGGCTCCAGCGCCTCTCCTTGCGCCGCCTGCTCACCACCGACAGCGTCCCCAGGCCCGAGCGGCTCCCTGTGCCGGTAGAGGTGGTGTCGATCGCTCCTCTGCTGGCTCGCGCCATCGAGTCGTTGCACTCGGGCGCGCAGGGCCGCTGA
- a CDS encoding mechanosensitive ion channel family protein, whose protein sequence is MSHEWLTAFWAKHIGMPASWPFVLGVVTSIIVLGELTYRFVFSALHRFSQRTQTQLDDLLVRRMRLPARVLHLFIAFHAFLALRGIENEVVRTAVSIVELLLVAYLIIEALETFVLHYWLGERKGIEVPEVVRHLLLLVVYTVVVLSIVGSVTGINVIPVLATSTVVTVVLGLALQDTLGNLFAGLALHVEKPFGPGDWILVDGLEGQVVSMGWRSTHLRTFSWDVVVVPNSIIAKARLQNFYAPDKVCARNVEFLVRLDASPEVVERVARQACESRAEIRKEPAPKVWLVGMTPLFQRYVVKIWIDDFGRHDDIESDLLKALFRGCQTEGIALREGAVPALSAEAGSTAIVPAVRPR, encoded by the coding sequence GTGAGTCACGAGTGGTTGACGGCATTCTGGGCCAAACACATCGGGATGCCGGCCTCGTGGCCCTTCGTGCTGGGGGTCGTCACCTCCATCATCGTGCTGGGCGAGTTGACCTATCGGTTCGTCTTCTCCGCGCTGCACCGCTTCTCCCAGCGGACGCAGACGCAGCTCGATGACCTGCTCGTGCGGCGGATGCGGCTGCCCGCGCGCGTGCTGCACCTGTTCATCGCCTTCCACGCCTTCCTGGCGCTGCGCGGCATCGAGAACGAGGTCGTCCGCACCGCCGTCTCCATCGTCGAGCTGCTGCTCGTCGCCTACCTCATCATCGAGGCGCTGGAGACCTTCGTCCTCCACTACTGGCTGGGGGAGCGCAAGGGCATCGAGGTGCCCGAGGTCGTTCGGCACCTGTTGCTGCTGGTCGTCTACACGGTCGTCGTCCTGTCGATCGTCGGCTCCGTCACGGGCATCAACGTCATCCCGGTGCTCGCCACCTCCACCGTGGTGACGGTGGTGCTGGGCCTGGCGCTCCAGGACACCCTGGGCAACCTGTTCGCGGGCCTGGCGCTCCACGTGGAGAAACCTTTTGGCCCCGGCGATTGGATCCTCGTGGATGGGCTGGAGGGCCAGGTCGTCTCCATGGGCTGGCGCTCCACCCACCTGCGCACCTTCTCGTGGGATGTCGTCGTCGTCCCCAACTCGATCATCGCCAAGGCGCGCCTGCAGAACTTCTATGCCCCCGACAAGGTCTGCGCGCGCAACGTGGAGTTCCTCGTGCGGCTGGACGCCTCGCCCGAGGTGGTCGAGCGGGTCGCTCGGCAAGCCTGCGAGTCGCGCGCCGAGATCCGCAAGGAGCCCGCCCCCAAGGTCTGGCTCGTGGGCATGACGCCCTTGTTCCAGCGCTACGTCGTCAAGATCTGGATCGATGACTTCGGCCGCCACGACGACATCGAGTCCGATCTGTTGAAGGCGCTCTTCCGCGGCTGCCAGACCGAGGGCATCGCCTTGCGCGAGGGCGCGGTGCCCGCCCTGAGCGCCGAGGCGGGCTCCACGGCCATCGTTCCCGCGGTGCGCCCGCGCTGA
- a CDS encoding DNA polymerase beta superfamily protein, with the protein MSQGQHRIRGLESVDPLSVPLPHGTEVITRVARVAGERRVPQGMVGRVVRARDGGLDVQIVGVGELWYAREELVPRKPGQVQFALRRAAAWESLQPCVVLEATVGSRAWGLAHEGSDTDARGVFALPQSWTWGLGEAPRDLVSADGSTTYWEFRKAIDQALRADPNTLELLFVPSARARDVLGEWLLAEREAFVSRNIFGSFGRYALSQLHKLSSSQRLAEHRDLVLDWLCEEPAPDLDEVAHRLAKRSPRQAPTQEDGILAAKTYIKQLYRSMSDQGLIEANDFAALTRYARGGGRRPPDARELRPKNAYNLLRLIALATGWLRDGTPVFEATGALRERLLDIKHGRVALDEVLRDAEALAPELEAARDTSPLPEHPDYARADRLLRRAGEELARRWVLKEPGAWGKDAPEAPAYAESDSPSEEP; encoded by the coding sequence ATGAGCCAGGGCCAGCACCGCATCCGGGGTCTCGAGAGCGTCGACCCTCTGTCCGTTCCCCTTCCCCACGGCACAGAGGTCATCACCCGCGTCGCGCGCGTGGCCGGAGAGCGCCGCGTGCCCCAGGGCATGGTGGGCCGCGTCGTCCGCGCGCGAGACGGCGGGCTCGATGTGCAGATCGTCGGTGTGGGAGAGCTCTGGTACGCGCGCGAAGAGCTGGTCCCTCGCAAGCCGGGCCAGGTGCAGTTCGCCCTGCGCCGCGCCGCCGCCTGGGAGTCGCTCCAGCCCTGCGTCGTGCTGGAAGCCACCGTGGGCTCGCGCGCCTGGGGGCTCGCGCATGAGGGCTCGGACACGGATGCGCGCGGCGTCTTCGCCCTGCCTCAGTCGTGGACCTGGGGCCTGGGCGAGGCGCCGAGGGATCTCGTCAGCGCCGATGGCAGCACCACCTACTGGGAGTTCCGCAAGGCCATCGACCAGGCGCTCCGCGCGGACCCCAACACGCTGGAGCTGCTTTTCGTCCCCTCCGCCCGCGCCCGGGACGTGCTCGGAGAGTGGCTGCTGGCCGAGCGCGAGGCCTTCGTGTCGCGCAACATCTTCGGCAGCTTCGGCCGCTACGCGCTCAGCCAGCTCCACAAGCTGTCCAGCTCGCAGCGGCTGGCCGAGCACCGTGACCTCGTCCTCGACTGGCTGTGCGAGGAGCCCGCGCCCGATCTGGACGAGGTGGCCCACCGGCTGGCGAAGCGCTCCCCGCGCCAGGCGCCCACGCAGGAGGACGGCATCCTCGCGGCCAAGACGTACATCAAGCAGCTCTACCGCTCGATGTCCGATCAGGGGCTGATCGAGGCCAATGACTTCGCCGCCCTCACCCGCTACGCGCGCGGCGGTGGCCGGCGCCCACCCGACGCGCGGGAGCTGCGGCCCAAGAACGCCTACAACCTCCTGCGGCTCATCGCCCTGGCCACGGGCTGGCTGCGCGACGGCACCCCCGTCTTCGAGGCCACGGGCGCGCTGCGCGAGCGCCTGCTCGACATCAAGCACGGCCGGGTCGCCCTGGACGAGGTGCTCCGGGACGCCGAGGCGCTCGCCCCGGAACTCGAGGCCGCCCGGGACACGAGCCCCTTGCCGGAGCACCCAGATTACGCCCGTGCCGACCGGCTGCTGCGCCGCGCGGGTGAGGAGCTGGCGCGGCGCTGGGTCCTGAAGGAGCCGGGAGCCTGGGGAAAGGACGCGCCCGAGGCCCCGGCCTACGCCGAAAGCGACTCCCCGAGCGAAGAGCCCTGA
- the deoD gene encoding purine-nucleoside phosphorylase, with product MPTPHISAAPGDFAEVVLMPGDPLRARYISEKFLVGARQVTAVRNMFGYTGTHQGRRISVMGHGMGVPSLSIYATELIKAYGAKVLIRVGSCGAIRRDVPLRSIIIAAGAGTDSKVNRIRLLDHDFPAVADFSLVRRAVEAAERRSRLVRVGSVFTSDLFYHPQEALWDAAERMGLLAVEMEVAGLYGVAAEFGARALSLLTVSDHIRTGEALSPEDRQLTFDEMIELALDVAAAESPAGA from the coding sequence ATGCCAACCCCCCATATCTCCGCTGCCCCTGGAGACTTCGCCGAGGTGGTGCTGATGCCCGGCGATCCGCTGCGGGCGCGCTACATCTCCGAGAAGTTCCTTGTAGGTGCCCGCCAGGTCACCGCCGTTCGAAACATGTTCGGCTATACGGGCACCCACCAAGGCCGCCGCATCTCGGTGATGGGCCACGGCATGGGCGTCCCCTCCCTGTCCATCTACGCCACCGAGCTCATCAAGGCCTACGGTGCCAAGGTGCTCATCCGGGTCGGCAGCTGCGGTGCCATCCGGCGGGACGTGCCGCTGCGCAGCATCATCATCGCGGCCGGTGCGGGCACGGACTCGAAGGTCAATCGCATCCGGTTGCTGGACCACGACTTCCCGGCGGTGGCGGACTTCTCGCTGGTGCGGCGCGCGGTCGAGGCGGCCGAACGGCGCTCGCGCCTGGTGCGGGTGGGCTCCGTCTTCACCTCGGACCTGTTCTACCACCCGCAGGAAGCCCTCTGGGACGCGGCCGAGCGCATGGGCCTGCTCGCCGTGGAGATGGAGGTTGCCGGGCTCTATGGCGTGGCCGCGGAGTTCGGCGCCCGCGCGCTCTCGCTGCTCACCGTGTCGGACCACATCCGCACGGGCGAGGCGCTCTCGCCAGAGGATCGCCAGCTGACCTTCGACGAGATGATCGAGCTGGCCCTGGACGTGGCCGCCGCCGAGAGCCCCGCCGGCGCCTGA
- a CDS encoding cytochrome P450 has protein sequence MSRALDLMSPETRANPYPLYAELRQAGIRPIEPGGMWAVSRYDDVVAVLKDSRRFSSEGLGQGFLPPWLPRNPVTQSLVMKDPPQHTRLRGRVSRAFGPAALAVLEPRIRAIAEELAERLVRREGEVDFMAEFSLQLPVRVLGLLFGLEPAQYPRLKEWADDLVSLPAGRHPPEEQARLRESLASLERCFEGLIEARRAALGDDLVSELIRPDADGSVLSHDELISFLFSLLPAGVETTVYLLANTMVVLSEHPEERARVLADRGLIPRLIEEVLRYEPSGHSSLRLVTEDTELSGVRLPRGAMVVVLLASALRDERQFPQADRFLLDREKPSHLAFGHGIHYCLGALLARLEARLGLEALFSRLQDFSRTGSELQWSPSLIARGPLALPLRLTPA, from the coding sequence ATGTCACGAGCTCTGGACCTGATGAGCCCCGAGACGCGCGCCAACCCGTACCCGCTCTATGCCGAGCTTCGACAGGCGGGCATCCGTCCGATCGAGCCAGGAGGCATGTGGGCCGTCAGCCGCTATGACGACGTGGTGGCGGTGCTGAAGGACTCCCGGCGCTTCTCCTCCGAGGGGCTGGGACAGGGGTTCCTTCCTCCCTGGCTCCCGCGCAACCCGGTCACCCAGTCGCTGGTGATGAAGGATCCCCCGCAGCACACACGGCTGCGAGGCCGGGTCAGCCGGGCGTTCGGGCCCGCGGCGCTGGCCGTGCTTGAGCCGCGCATTCGCGCCATTGCCGAGGAACTCGCCGAGCGGCTCGTCCGCCGCGAGGGTGAGGTGGACTTCATGGCGGAGTTCTCCCTGCAACTGCCCGTGCGTGTCCTCGGCCTGCTGTTCGGCCTGGAGCCCGCGCAGTACCCGAGGCTGAAGGAGTGGGCGGACGATCTGGTCAGCCTGCCCGCGGGGCGACACCCTCCCGAGGAGCAGGCGCGGCTTCGCGAGAGCCTCGCGAGCCTGGAGCGCTGCTTCGAGGGGCTCATCGAGGCCCGGCGCGCGGCGCTGGGGGACGATCTCGTGAGCGAGCTGATCCGCCCGGACGCGGATGGCTCCGTCCTGTCCCACGACGAGCTCATCAGCTTCCTCTTCTCGCTGCTGCCCGCGGGGGTGGAGACCACCGTGTACCTGCTCGCGAACACGATGGTCGTCCTCTCCGAGCACCCGGAGGAGCGGGCGCGGGTCTTGGCCGACCGCGGCCTCATCCCTCGCCTCATCGAAGAGGTCCTCCGCTACGAGCCTTCCGGACACTCCAGCCTCCGGCTCGTGACGGAGGACACGGAGCTGTCCGGGGTGCGCCTGCCACGCGGCGCCATGGTCGTGGTCCTGTTGGCCTCCGCGCTGCGGGACGAGCGGCAGTTCCCCCAGGCGGACCGCTTCCTGCTCGACCGGGAGAAGCCGAGCCACCTGGCCTTCGGCCACGGAATCCACTACTGCCTGGGAGCGCTGCTGGCCCGCCTTGAAGCGCGCCTCGGCCTGGAGGCCCTCTTCTCACGGCTCCAGGACTTCTCCCGGACCGGCTCCGAGCTCCAGTGGTCTCCGTCGCTGATTGCCCGGGGGCCCCTCGCGCTGCCGCTTCGACTGACTCCGGCCTGA
- a CDS encoding sigma-54-dependent Fis family transcriptional regulator, with translation MRLEDLDIRELLEIDSEEGTVRFAGQRALILDAVAMGLLRKQLVDSLGPAAARAVFTRFAFAHGWRMAEALCSEFVWDSVRDWRDAGGLIHRLQGLIRLAPEASDPFSAEGATMEASYEAEQHRLHMGRAEAPVCWTLCGFASGYLSRTEGTRIYVLEDRCIGRGDETCHFRARTREEWGTELEPHLPFFEQEGLDVALRQATAKLAHAERQHAARTHAPAQVDSEREDPSGLVARSQGMRRVLELARRVAQVDSTVLITGESGVGKERVARLIHESSTRASGPFLAINCAALTETLLESELFGHARGAFTGAVRDRPGLLEAASGGTLFLDEVGELPPSVQVKLLRALQERQIRRVGENRDRPIRVRVLAATNQELAREVEAGHFRKDLYYRLRVVELPVPPLRERREDILPLARWLLTAAARRMERPAPSLTPRAADQLVRHTWPGNVRELENAMERAIALAQGRRIDREDLPEDVRGALPAPVITGGIRTLESLERDYILAALEANAGNQTVTARQLGIGAATLYRKLKRYGALARDRALSPATRSPGPPRAHSATPRASPRKRG, from the coding sequence ATGCGCCTGGAGGACCTCGACATCCGCGAGCTGCTGGAGATCGATTCGGAGGAAGGCACCGTCCGCTTCGCCGGTCAGCGAGCGCTCATCCTGGACGCGGTGGCCATGGGGCTGCTGCGCAAGCAGCTCGTGGACTCCCTGGGCCCCGCGGCGGCCCGGGCCGTCTTCACCCGCTTCGCGTTCGCCCACGGCTGGCGCATGGCCGAGGCCCTGTGCTCGGAGTTCGTCTGGGACAGCGTCCGGGACTGGCGCGACGCGGGAGGGCTCATCCACAGGCTCCAGGGCCTCATCCGCCTGGCGCCCGAGGCTTCGGATCCGTTCTCCGCCGAAGGGGCCACGATGGAAGCCTCCTACGAAGCGGAGCAGCACCGCCTGCACATGGGCCGCGCCGAAGCGCCGGTCTGCTGGACGCTCTGCGGCTTCGCGAGCGGATACCTCAGCCGCACGGAGGGCACACGCATCTACGTCCTGGAGGACCGCTGCATCGGTCGCGGGGATGAGACGTGCCACTTCCGCGCGAGGACGCGGGAGGAATGGGGCACGGAGCTGGAGCCCCACCTGCCCTTCTTCGAGCAGGAGGGGCTCGATGTGGCTCTGCGCCAGGCCACTGCGAAGCTCGCGCACGCCGAGCGCCAGCACGCCGCACGCACGCACGCCCCAGCCCAGGTCGACAGCGAACGCGAGGACCCGTCCGGCCTCGTGGCGCGCAGCCAAGGCATGCGCCGTGTGCTGGAGCTCGCACGGCGGGTGGCACAGGTGGACTCCACCGTGCTCATCACCGGCGAGAGCGGCGTCGGCAAGGAGCGGGTGGCCCGGCTCATCCATGAATCCTCCACCCGAGCCTCCGGTCCCTTCCTGGCCATCAACTGCGCGGCCCTCACGGAGACGCTGCTGGAGAGCGAGCTCTTCGGCCATGCGCGCGGTGCCTTCACCGGAGCGGTGCGGGACCGGCCAGGACTGCTGGAGGCCGCGAGCGGCGGGACGCTGTTCCTCGATGAAGTGGGAGAGCTACCCCCGTCCGTCCAAGTCAAACTCCTGCGCGCCCTGCAGGAGCGGCAGATCCGGCGCGTCGGAGAGAACCGCGATCGGCCCATCCGTGTCCGTGTGCTGGCCGCCACCAACCAGGAGCTGGCCCGCGAGGTGGAAGCAGGCCACTTCCGGAAGGATCTCTATTACCGGCTGCGGGTCGTCGAGCTCCCGGTGCCCCCGCTGCGCGAGCGGCGCGAGGACATCCTGCCCCTGGCCCGCTGGCTGCTCACGGCCGCGGCGCGAAGAATGGAGCGCCCTGCTCCCTCGCTCACGCCCCGCGCCGCCGACCAGCTCGTCCGGCACACCTGGCCCGGCAACGTGCGCGAGCTGGAGAACGCCATGGAGCGCGCCATCGCCCTGGCTCAGGGCCGGCGCATCGATCGGGAGGACCTGCCCGAGGACGTCCGAGGGGCCCTGCCCGCTCCCGTCATCACGGGAGGCATCCGCACCCTGGAGTCCCTCGAGCGGGACTACATCCTGGCCGCGCTGGAGGCCAACGCGGGAAACCAGACGGTGACGGCGCGCCAGCTCGGCATCGGCGCCGCCACCCTGTACCGCAAGCTCAAGCGCTATGGCGCGCTGGCGCGAGATCGCGCGCTCAGTCCTGCAACCAGGAGTCCTGGTCCACCCCGAGCACACTCCGCCACGCCTCGAGCTTCTCCGAGGAAGAGAGGGTGA
- a CDS encoding right-handed parallel beta-helix repeat-containing protein: MKRGAIAKQSLTGACGVFTCLLMVACEQGLPAGELTSEVNSPRAVQSPSWEAPTQPVPVAQPPLVSQPGPEAEAPEAEAPEAAPPAQAPQPPPPASQPPAPPPPTQPQAPEPTGQSWFVSPSGSQGGRGTRASPLKTLSQAVAAARPGDTIRVLPGVYSEQLTLESRGANAAAITIRGEGTPLPTIVPSSTRRSAVIIARGRYHLENLHIDLGGAAMAAVVFERTASNSRLIGSELHGGTAGAGVLVSGAANITIENNTIHHFIKPRDDSHGVLVVGPSRKVTIRGNDIHDNSGDSVQCQASGDQPADEVMIEGNTLHDEGENAVDIKRCHRVTVRNNEMSGFPNTARRPGGSSAGEAVVIHEAARTIVIQGNLISQAGRGVSVVGGSAIPEDLRILGNTIQDIRNVPAGNGQGIRIEVARNVQVADNVIQDTASYGLMVAADGKVVSGLTVRYNTLRGGPQQLLLRLGHELHRPGSLLRGNRYRRGGILKGDGVAEKLGGVHAPYRGKFSGEQLTLSSSEKLEAWRSVLGVDQDSWLQD; encoded by the coding sequence GTGAAGCGAGGAGCGATCGCGAAGCAAAGTCTCACCGGCGCATGTGGAGTGTTCACCTGCTTGCTCATGGTGGCCTGTGAGCAGGGGCTGCCGGCGGGGGAGCTGACTTCCGAGGTGAACTCCCCGCGAGCGGTGCAGTCTCCGTCGTGGGAAGCGCCCACGCAGCCCGTGCCGGTGGCACAGCCTCCGCTGGTGTCGCAGCCTGGGCCGGAGGCCGAGGCTCCAGAGGCCGAGGCTCCGGAGGCCGCACCGCCTGCTCAAGCGCCACAGCCGCCTCCGCCGGCGTCGCAACCGCCAGCGCCGCCTCCGCCGACGCAGCCCCAGGCTCCGGAGCCCACGGGGCAGAGCTGGTTCGTGAGCCCGAGTGGCTCCCAGGGTGGGCGGGGCACGCGCGCGTCACCGCTGAAGACCCTCAGCCAGGCCGTGGCGGCCGCGAGACCGGGCGACACCATTCGGGTGCTCCCGGGCGTGTACTCGGAGCAGCTCACCCTCGAATCTCGCGGTGCCAACGCCGCCGCCATCACCATTCGCGGAGAGGGCACGCCGCTGCCCACGATCGTTCCGAGCAGTACCCGGCGCAGCGCGGTCATCATCGCCCGGGGGCGCTACCACCTGGAGAACCTGCACATCGATCTCGGGGGCGCGGCGATGGCCGCCGTCGTCTTCGAGCGCACGGCCAGCAACTCCCGGCTGATCGGCAGCGAGCTGCACGGCGGGACGGCCGGCGCGGGCGTGCTCGTGAGTGGCGCGGCGAACATCACCATCGAGAACAACACCATCCACCACTTCATCAAGCCGCGGGATGACTCCCACGGCGTGCTGGTGGTGGGCCCGTCGCGCAAGGTCACCATCCGGGGCAATGACATCCACGACAACTCGGGCGACTCGGTCCAGTGCCAGGCCTCGGGAGACCAGCCCGCCGACGAGGTGATGATCGAGGGCAACACGCTGCACGACGAGGGTGAGAACGCGGTGGACATCAAGCGGTGCCATCGCGTCACCGTGCGCAACAACGAGATGTCGGGGTTCCCCAACACGGCGCGCCGGCCGGGGGGCAGCTCCGCCGGCGAGGCGGTGGTCATCCACGAAGCCGCGCGCACCATCGTCATCCAGGGCAACCTCATCTCCCAGGCGGGTCGTGGCGTGTCCGTGGTGGGCGGGAGCGCCATTCCCGAGGACTTGCGGATCCTCGGCAACACCATCCAGGACATCCGCAACGTCCCGGCGGGCAACGGCCAGGGCATCCGCATCGAGGTTGCCCGGAACGTGCAGGTGGCGGACAACGTCATCCAGGACACGGCCAGCTACGGCCTGATGGTGGCCGCCGACGGCAAGGTCGTCTCCGGGCTCACGGTTCGTTACAACACCCTGCGGGGCGGCCCGCAGCAGCTCCTGCTCCGGCTGGGGCACGAGCTGCACCGGCCGGGGAGCCTCCTGCGCGGAAACCGTTATCGCCGGGGCGGCATCCTGAAGGGCGATGGCGTGGCGGAGAAGCTCGGTGGGGTCCATGCCCCGTATCGGGGGAAGTTCTCCGGAGAGCAGCTCACCCTCTCTTCCTCGGAGAAGCTCGAGGCGTGGCGGAGTGTGCTCGGGGTGGACCAGGACTCCTGGTTGCAGGACTGA
- a CDS encoding LOG family protein — translation MTEIESIEAFERHLRGGKPFSNVVIQGLDLRHFTRELSVAPLAGCAFMGCQLEQEALQAALSHGAMVFPPFMGLPYVPYRGSLYTPEELYAGFEFARPESYAQTLDARIYAHWKDHGGSNPPSILETLAQRLHDHAVTDAMEELLANEGGPRKVVAIMGGHSMLRGQPDYHSVAVLSRELTRRGFFMVSGGGPGAMEATHVGAWFARRTEAELHAGIDLLAKAPSYKDREWLAQAFVVREAFPLASEDRPACASLGIPTWHYGHEPPNAFATHVAKYFANSVREDGLLTIARGGIVYSPGSAGTIQEVFQDACQNHYNSVGVISPMIFLGREFWTHTRPVYPLLEQLARGQDYARYLRLTDSLEEIIQLLEDYDRAQAVRPV, via the coding sequence ATGACCGAGATCGAATCCATTGAGGCATTCGAGCGGCACCTGCGCGGTGGCAAGCCCTTCTCCAACGTGGTCATCCAGGGGTTGGACCTGCGGCACTTCACCCGGGAGCTGAGCGTCGCTCCGCTCGCGGGGTGCGCCTTCATGGGCTGCCAGCTCGAGCAGGAGGCCCTGCAGGCGGCGCTCTCCCATGGGGCCATGGTCTTCCCGCCCTTCATGGGGCTGCCCTATGTGCCGTACCGGGGCAGCCTCTACACGCCGGAGGAGCTCTACGCGGGCTTCGAGTTCGCCCGGCCCGAGAGCTACGCCCAGACGCTGGATGCGCGCATCTACGCGCACTGGAAGGACCACGGGGGCTCCAACCCTCCGTCCATCCTGGAGACGCTGGCGCAGCGGCTGCATGACCACGCCGTCACCGACGCGATGGAGGAGCTGCTGGCGAACGAGGGTGGGCCGCGCAAGGTGGTGGCCATCATGGGGGGCCACTCCATGCTCCGGGGACAGCCCGACTACCACTCGGTGGCGGTGCTCTCCCGCGAGCTGACCCGGCGCGGCTTCTTCATGGTGAGCGGCGGCGGACCGGGCGCCATGGAGGCCACCCACGTGGGCGCGTGGTTCGCCCGCCGTACCGAGGCGGAGCTGCACGCCGGCATCGACCTGCTCGCCAAGGCTCCCAGCTACAAGGACCGCGAGTGGCTCGCCCAGGCCTTCGTGGTGCGCGAGGCGTTCCCGCTGGCCTCGGAGGATCGCCCCGCCTGCGCCAGCCTGGGCATTCCCACCTGGCACTACGGGCACGAGCCGCCCAATGCCTTCGCCACCCACGTGGCCAAGTACTTCGCCAACAGTGTCCGGGAGGATGGCCTGCTCACCATCGCTCGCGGCGGCATCGTCTATTCCCCTGGCAGTGCGGGCACCATCCAGGAGGTCTTCCAGGACGCCTGTCAGAATCACTACAACTCCGTGGGCGTGATCAGCCCGATGATCTTCCTGGGCCGCGAGTTCTGGACGCACACCCGCCCGGTCTACCCGCTGCTGGAGCAGCTCGCCCGGGGCCAGGATTACGCGCGTTACCTGCGGCTCACCGACTCGCTGGAGGAGATCATCCAGCTCCTGGAGGACTATGACCGCGCGCAAGCCGTACGCCCGGTCTAG